One Gopherus flavomarginatus isolate rGopFla2 chromosome 13, rGopFla2.mat.asm, whole genome shotgun sequence DNA window includes the following coding sequences:
- the ZBTB44 gene encoding zinc finger and BTB domain-containing protein 44 isoform X15 encodes MLIHSGIKPFQCDRCGKKFTRAYSLKMHRLKHEGKRCFRCQICSATFTSFGEYKHHMRVSRHIIRKPRIYECKTCGAMFTNSGNLIVHLRSLNHEASELANYFQSSDFLVPDYLNQEQEETLGQYELGEHGFESNSSVHMPVISQVSSTQNCESTFPLGSLGGLAEKEEDMPEQPKTNASAEATSDDPPKSELSSITIE; translated from the exons ATGCTCATCCACTCAG GCATTAAACCATTTCAGTGTGACCGTTGTGGGAAAAAGTTCACCCGAGCTTACTCGCTAAAGATGCATCGCCTGAAGCACGAAGGTAAACGCTGTTTCCGGTGCCAGATATGTAGTGCCACTTTCACTTCCTTCGGGGAATATAAACACCACATGCGGGTTTCCCGGCATATTATCCGCAAGCCTCGGATTTACGAGTGCAAAACATGTGGCGCCATGTTCACCAACTCTGGAAATTTAATCGTTCACCTGAGGAGTCTGAACCATGAAGCATCAGAGCTAGCAAACTACTTCCAGAGCAG TGATTTCCTAGTCCCGGACTACTTAAACCAGGAGCAGGAAGAGACCCTCGGGCAATATGAGCTAGGAGAGCATGGGTTTGAAAGCAACTCCTCTGTCCACATGCCTGTCATTTCGCAGGTCTCGTCGACTCAGAATTGCGAAAGCACTTTCCCCTTGGGGTCTTTGGGTGGGTTGGCAGAGAAAGAGGAAGACATGCCGGAGCAGCCAAAGACTAATGCTAGTGCCGAGGCAACCAGTGATGACCCTCCGAAATCAGAGCTGTCCTCTATTACTATTGAATAA